The proteins below come from a single Halictus rubicundus isolate RS-2024b chromosome 13, iyHalRubi1_principal, whole genome shotgun sequence genomic window:
- the Sec6 gene encoding exocyst complex component Sec6, whose translation MEDLQKLEEEAKARATKYVSNLLQRPGQLEKIDMYKRRISRKKASVETMLKTAMQSQLDGVRVGFEQLESSLESIASVKQELSDINELFNQVPELNAKLQAVQEENMRHSQYVTAKENLKHTFTVPDSVEKTKQWINEGKLLHAHQSIMDLENSRDDLLYELHKLPNQSPADTIMLKAYLEDVEMLSQLMEKQIRLVLSRTLNTVRKEPTVIVTALRIIEREEKADHFAIQRHKQSGFMPPGRPKRWKDMAMKVLEKSIANRIECTHVEERVDNKMWLVRYLELTRLLILEDLRVAKTLCEPCFPPCWNIVRTCVKMYHSSLSQHLKDIIANGLEGNEYVSLLSWIMNTYTGPELMQHRELNIDTSDIGPLLSPEIINDLQEKYLKNMCQNYEDWMRKTLETEKVDWWSGILPEGSTQEAYYHTAAPVIIFQMIDQNLQVTKTISADLTAQALVLCIEQVIKYGFMYRQAISEFKSKHFEDRSQVPYFTHHMITVVNNCLQFTELAQQMKQLYWVPNTGGDVTVKFENLLSNYQQLRNEAAAILLEESFLDLESHFQDLITPKWLSSPIPVETICVTLEDYFQDYNHLSPRNFEYVITEAQNLIAKRYISAMLQRKISFKTYDECLTCTSKIMTEAEKLKNFFDRIAPKVGNFNSPFEIIKRLAEVLRCEDSEILSLDLHSLVEKYPDMTEDHLVRLLGLRGDISRSEAREKVSYIFEAQRNRKVPQTITHSIFKQIVIQDSFLSWKP comes from the coding sequence ATGGAAGACCTACAAAAATTAGAGGAAGAGGCGAAAGCGAGAGCGACCAAGTATGTGTCGAATTTGTTGCAACGTCCGGGTCAATTGGAGAAAATTGATATGTACAAACGTAGAATAAGCCGGAAAAAAGCTTCCGTGGAAACCATGCTCAAAACTGCAATGCAAAGTCAATTAGATGGAGTACGCGTGGGCTTTGAACAACTTGAGAGTTCTTTGGAAAGTATCGCTTCTGTAAAGCAGGAGCTAAGTGACATTAACGAGCTGTTTAATCAGGTTCCAGAACTGAATGCTAAATTACAAGCCGTTCAGGAGGAGAACATGCGTCATTCGCAATACGTTACTGCCAAAGAAAACTTGAAGCATACGTTCACAGTGCCCGACAGCGTTGAGAAGACTAAGCAATGGATAAACGAAGGTAAATTGTTACACGCTCATCAGAGCATTATGGACCTTGAGAATTCGCGAGACGATTTGCTTTACGAGCTTCATAAACTTCCAAATCAATCGCCAGCCGATACAATTATGTTGAAAGCTTATTTAGAGGACGTCGAAATGCTTTCGCAGTTGATGGAGAAACAAATCAGATTAGTATTAAGTCGTACACTGAATACCGTAAGAAAAGAACCCACTGTTATTGTAACGGCATTAAGAATTATAGAAAGGGAAGAGAAGGCAGATCACTTCGCCATTCAGAGGCATAAACAGAGTGGGTTTATGCCGCCAGGTAGGCCTAAAAGATGGAAAGACATGGCTATGAAAGTCCTTGAAAAGTCTATAGCTAACAGAATTGAATGCACTCACGTTGAAGAAAGGGTAGATAACAAAATGTGGCTGGTTAGATACTTGGAGCTCACGAGGCTCCTAATTCTAGAAGACTTGAGAGTCGCTAAAACATTATGTGAACCCTGCTTCCCACCTTGCTGGAACATTGTAAGAACTTGTGTTAAAATGTATCACTCAAGTTTATCACAGCATTTGAAAGACATAATTGCAAACGGCTTGGAAGGAAACGAATATGTATCTTTATTATCCTGGATTATGAACACGTATACGGGACCAGAGTTGATGCAACATAGAGAACTGAATATCGATACGAGCGACATTGGTCCGCTGCTGAGTCCCGAGATTATAAATGACCTCCAGGAGAAGTATTTGAAGAATATGTGCCAAAACTATGAGGATTGGATGAGAAAGACTTTAGAAACTGAGAAGGTTGATTGGTGGAGCGGAATATTGCCAGAAGGTAGCACTCAAGAGGCATACTATCATACCGCGGCACCTGTAATCATTTTCCAAATGATTGATCAGAATCTTCAAGTAACGAAAACGATTAGCGCTGACTTAACAGCTCAGGCACTGGTTCTATGCATCGAACAAGTTATTAAATACGGATTCATGTACAGACAAGCGATATCGGaatttaaaagtaaacatttcgAGGACAGAAGTCAAGTACCGTACTTCACGCATCACATGATTACAGTTGTTAATAATTGTTTACAGTTTACAGAGCTAGCTCagcaaatgaaacaactttattGGGTTCCAAATACTGGTGGAGATGTCACTGTTAAATTTGAAAACCTGCTGTCCAATTATCAGCAATTACGTAACGAAGCAGCCGCGATATTGCTAGAAGAGTCTTTCCTAGATTTAGAATCGCATTTCCAAGATCTGATAACTCCCAAGTGGTTATCGTCTCCAATTCCTGTGGAGACCATCTGCGTAACTTTGGAAGATTACTTCCAGGATTACAACCACTTATCCCCTAGGAATTTTGAGTATGTCATTACAGAGGCACAAAACCTCATTGCAAAACGATACATTTCCGCTATGCTGCAACGAAAAATATCGTTCAAAACGTATGACGAATGTCTGACGTGTACTTCGAAGATAATGACAGAAGCTGAAAAGCTAAAGAACTTCTTTGATAGAATAGCACCGAAAGTAGGAAACTTCAATTCTCCCTTCGAAATAATCAAACGACTCGCCGAAGTATTACGTTGCGAAGATTCTGAAATTCTTTCTCTTGATTTGCACTCCTTGGTAGAAAAGTACCCAGATATGACGGAAGATCATCTTGTTAGACTGCTCGGTCTTAGAGGTGATATTTCGCGTAGCGAAGCAAGAGAGAAAGTCTCATATATCTTTGAAGCGCAACGGAATCGCAAAGTACCGCAAACTATTACACACAGCATATTCAAACAGATAGTTATACAGGATAGTTTTCTCAGTTGGAAACCTTGA
- the Sac1 gene encoding phosphatidylinositol-3-phosphatase SAC1, which produces MKLYTDVYDKLYLYITPEKFYVEPVGTKVLLVVDRVSQQIYTQAGTASQIPSTASRRKIWGIIGTIRLLAGRYLIIITEAVEIGTIAGHQIYKIVTTEVIPYTKSSLHLSEKQTQSNSTYLEMIKSVLNTPHFYFSYTYDLSHTMQRLHNTPPEFLEMPLHDRADLRFVWNTYLMQDLTSRPEQYKFCLPIIHGFVSLNTITVTGSTSFNLGIVSRRNVHRAGTRLFSRGIDSTGNVSNYVETEQLIEYNGHRISFVQTRGSIPLFWYQAPNLKYKPKPQLSTHEDHQTACARHLEAQIFHYGKQILINLIDQHGLEAPLEKAYQNVVQRINNQNVHYEGFDFHAECGRLRWNRLNLLLDRLAPELEQMGYFFLLSDGTLLSAQDGVFRTNCIDCLDRTNVVQSMIARRIVNDALSRLEILRRIEDHPSVEDHFKRIWADNADVVSIQYSGTGALKTDFTRTGKRTKLGAMKDGINALTRYYKNNFTDGYRQDSLDLFLGRYIVQDGECASVQCPLETERNWRYVTFPLVLLVASSMLVAHIILPSRYTTEILLYMLFWGAMVGGTFATIIHHGKQYVDKPKLL; this is translated from the exons ATGAAGTTATACACAGACGTGTACGATAAATTGTATTT ATATATAACACCTGAGAAGTTCTATGTAGAACCTGTCGGGACTAAAGTGCTACTTGTAGTTGATAGAGTGAGTCAGCAAATTTACACTCAAG CTGGTACGGCCAGTCAAATTCCATCAACTGCAAGTCGTAGGAAAATATGGGGTATAATAGGAACTATAAGGCTGTTAGCTGGTCGTTATCTTATAATTATTACGGAGGCTGTGGAAATCGGTACCATAGCAGGCCaccaaatttataaaatagttaCGACAGAAGTTATACCGTATACAAAGTCTTCGCTGCATCTCAGTGAAAAGCAAACGCAAAGCAATTCCACGTATTTAGAAATGATAAAATCTGTTTTAAATACACCACACTTTTATTTTAGTTATACATATGACCTCAGTCATACAATGCAAAGACTTCATAATACACCGCCGGAGTTCTTAGAG ATGCCGCTTCACGATAGAGCAGACCTCAGGTTTGTATGGAACACTTATCTTATGCAAGATCTAACTTCAAGACCTGAGCAGTACAAGTTTTGCCTACCAATTATACATGGAT TTGTGTCGTTAAACACTATCACCGTAACTGGTAGTACATCGTTCAATTTGGGCATTGTGTCTAGACGAAATGTACACCGTGCAGGAACAAGATTATTTTCGCGTGGTATAGATTCTACGGGTAATGTTTCTAACTATGTGGAAACGGAACAATTGATCGAATACAACGGACATCGCATATCTTTTGTACAAACGCGCGGTTCTATACCATTGTTTTGGTATCAGGCACCAAACTTGAAGTACAAACCTAAGCCACAATTGAGCACACACGAGGATCATCAAACTGCTTGTGCTCGGCATTTAGAAGCTCAAATATTCCACTATGGAAAACAAATCTTGATCAATTTG ATTGATCAGCATGGTCTGGAAGCTCCACTGGAGAAAGCGTATCAGAACGTAGTGCAACGAATTAACAATCAGAACGTGCACTATGAAGGTTTCGATTTTCATGCCGAATGCGGCCGACTCAGATGGAACCGCTTGAATCTTTTACTGGACAGATTGGCTCCTGAATTGGAACAGATGGGTTACTTCTTCCTCCTGTCCGATGGAACGTTGTTGTCTGCACAGGACGGCGTTTTCCGCACAAATTGTATTGATTGTCTCGATAGAACCAATGTTGTTCAAAGCATGATAGCGAGAAGGATCGTCAATGATGCGCTGTCAAGATTAGAAATTCTTAGGAGGATCGAAGACCATCCCAGCGTTGAAGACCATTTCAAACGG ATTTGGGCTGATAACGCGGACGTGGTAAGTATTCAGTACTCAGGTACCGGTGCACTGAAGACAGATTTCACGCGTACCGGTAAACGCACCAAATTGGGCGCCATGAAAGACGGTATAAACGCATTAACGAGATATTACAAGAACAACTTTACCGATGGTTACCGACAG GATTCCTTGGATTTATTCTTGGGCCGTTATATAGTCCAAGATGGCGAGTGCGCATCGGTACAGTGTCCTTTGGAGACTGAAAGAAACTGGCGTTATGTCACCTTCCCGTTGGTGCTCCTTGTGGCATCTTCGATGCTGGTTGCTCACATAATTCTCCCATCAAGATACACCACTGAGATTTTATTATACATGCTATTTTGGGGTGCCATGGTGGGCGGTACGTTCGCGACTATCATTCACCATGGCAAGCAATACGTGGACAAACCTAAGCTGCTTTAA